A genomic stretch from Colwellia sp. Arc7-635 includes:
- a CDS encoding phosphatidate cytidylyltransferase, protein MLKQRIITALLLAPAAILAIFYLSLINFAAVMLVVMAIGAWEWGPLMGFSSKRRRLAFVAITSSLIATLWHFLPIDQLWQAPKVLLEQVNIVLWLAVAWWLLSAGLTFLYPRCSAFWSSHRSVRGLFGWLTLVPTWLAFMTLRSSDYQVDNYHGAQLLMFLFLMVWSADVGAYFVGKSIGKRKLLPNVSPGKTLEGFLGGVVFACIMVAIAGYFIDWSIEQYQIVLPVTVLITTISVLGDLNESMFKRQAGVKDSGSILPGHGGILDRIDSLTATAPIYALCYAYLGW, encoded by the coding sequence TTGTTAAAACAACGTATCATTACTGCACTACTACTCGCACCTGCTGCGATTTTGGCTATTTTCTATTTATCACTCATTAACTTTGCAGCCGTTATGTTAGTCGTTATGGCTATTGGTGCATGGGAATGGGGACCGCTAATGGGGTTTTCCAGCAAACGCCGTCGTTTAGCCTTTGTTGCTATTACCAGTTCACTCATTGCCACGTTATGGCATTTTTTACCTATAGACCAATTATGGCAAGCACCTAAAGTTTTACTTGAGCAGGTCAATATTGTTTTATGGCTAGCGGTTGCATGGTGGTTACTTTCTGCCGGTCTAACATTTTTATATCCCCGTTGTAGCGCCTTCTGGTCGAGTCATCGTTCTGTACGAGGTCTCTTTGGCTGGTTGACATTAGTGCCAACTTGGCTTGCTTTTATGACACTTAGAAGTAGCGATTACCAAGTTGATAACTACCATGGCGCACAACTATTGATGTTCCTTTTTCTGATGGTTTGGAGTGCTGATGTCGGTGCTTATTTTGTTGGTAAGTCTATCGGAAAACGTAAACTTCTACCGAACGTAAGCCCAGGAAAGACTTTAGAAGGCTTCTTAGGCGGCGTTGTGTTTGCTTGTATTATGGTCGCAATAGCCGGTTACTTTATTGACTGGTCTATTGAGCAATATCAAATTGTTTTACCTGTAACGGTTTTAATTACCACTATTTCAGTACTTGGCGACTTAAATGAAAGCATGTTTAAACGTCAAGCGGGTGTTAAAGACAGTGGCTCAATTTTACCTGGACATGGCGGCATACTTGACCGAATTGACAGTTTAACCGCTACAGCGCCAATATATGCACTCTGTTATGCTTATTTAGGTTGGTAG
- the ispC gene encoding 1-deoxy-D-xylulose-5-phosphate reductoisomerase yields the protein MQKLCILGSTGSIGKSTLDVIRLHPEKFDVVSLSAHSSVDLMLAQCIEFRPKTVVMVSIEHANVLASKLLAASINDINVTSGTCALETIAQDIGTDTVMAAIVGASGLLPTLAAVKAGKKVLLANKEALVTSGAIFIDAVKQSGAQLLPIDSEHNAIFQCLPLNAQQQPGYCDLADNGVSKILLTGSGGPFRTWDNQALEHVTPAQACAHPNWDMGRKISVDSATMMNKGLEFIEAKWLFNVDPEDIQVVLHPQSTIHSMVQYKDGSVIAQMGNPDMRTPIAHALSFPQRIESGVAPFDFFTAKSFEFQDVDYIKYPNLKLAIDACKSGQGACTALNAANEVAVDAFLNEKIKFTDIAKINETSVNKFVSEKVTSIEDVVALDRNVRIFAQSLVSESEH from the coding sequence ATGCAAAAACTGTGTATTTTAGGTTCTACTGGCTCTATTGGTAAAAGCACTTTAGACGTTATACGTTTACATCCTGAAAAATTTGATGTCGTTAGTTTATCTGCTCATTCTAGTGTTGATCTTATGTTGGCACAATGTATAGAATTTCGTCCAAAGACCGTGGTGATGGTGTCTATTGAACATGCCAATGTATTAGCTAGCAAGTTACTTGCTGCTAGCATTAATGATATTAACGTTACTTCAGGTACATGTGCACTAGAAACTATTGCACAAGACATTGGCACTGACACTGTTATGGCGGCTATTGTTGGTGCCTCAGGTTTACTACCTACTTTAGCTGCTGTGAAAGCAGGTAAAAAAGTTTTGCTTGCTAATAAAGAGGCCTTAGTGACTTCCGGCGCAATATTTATTGATGCGGTAAAGCAGTCAGGTGCTCAACTCCTTCCTATTGATAGTGAGCATAATGCAATATTTCAATGTCTACCGTTGAATGCACAACAACAACCCGGTTATTGTGATCTCGCTGATAATGGTGTTAGTAAAATATTGTTAACTGGCTCAGGTGGTCCGTTTAGAACATGGGATAATCAAGCTTTAGAGCATGTGACTCCAGCACAAGCATGTGCACATCCTAATTGGGATATGGGGCGTAAAATATCTGTTGATTCAGCAACCATGATGAATAAAGGCTTAGAGTTTATTGAAGCCAAATGGCTGTTTAATGTTGACCCAGAAGATATCCAAGTTGTACTGCACCCACAAAGTACCATTCATTCTATGGTGCAATATAAAGACGGATCTGTGATTGCCCAAATGGGTAATCCTGATATGCGTACCCCTATCGCACATGCTTTAAGTTTTCCTCAGCGTATAGAGTCAGGTGTTGCACCTTTTGATTTTTTTACGGCAAAATCATTCGAATTCCAAGATGTTGATTATATCAAATATCCAAACTTGAAATTAGCAATCGATGCTTGTAAAAGTGGACAAGGGGCGTGTACAGCATTGAATGCCGCTAATGAAGTTGCGGTTGACGCTTTTTTGAACGAAAAGATTAAATTCACTGATATTGCAAAAATAAATGAAACTTCTGTGAATAAATTTGTCTCAGAAAAGGTGACTTCGATTGAAGATGTTGTGGCATTAGATAGAAACGTCAGAATTTTTGCTCAATCACTTGTTTCTGAATCTGAGCATTAG
- the fabZ gene encoding 3-hydroxyacyl-ACP dehydratase FabZ yields the protein MESQNNIIDIEEIKSLIPHRYPFLLVDRVLDYTPGKSIHAIKNVTVNEPAFMGHFPGYSIFPGVLILEALAQTSGILGFKSVADQSEGELFLFASIDKAKFKKPVHPGDTMHLHLEFVKERRGMWKFYGEARVDGKVVCSADLMCARRAL from the coding sequence TTGGAATCGCAAAATAATATCATTGATATCGAAGAAATCAAATCGCTTATACCACACCGTTATCCATTTTTATTGGTTGATAGAGTACTTGATTATACCCCTGGAAAGTCAATCCATGCGATCAAAAATGTCACGGTTAATGAACCTGCATTTATGGGACACTTCCCCGGTTATTCTATTTTTCCTGGTGTGCTTATCCTTGAAGCCTTAGCGCAAACAAGTGGCATTTTAGGTTTTAAATCAGTTGCCGATCAAAGTGAAGGCGAATTGTTTTTGTTTGCCTCAATCGATAAAGCAAAATTTAAAAAGCCAGTTCACCCTGGAGATACCATGCACCTGCATTTAGAGTTTGTAAAAGAGCGTCGTGGTATGTGGAAATTCTATGGCGAAGCGAGAGTCGATGGCAAAGTAGTGTGCTCTGCTGACCTTATGTGCGCAAGAAGAGCATTATAA
- the rnhB gene encoding ribonuclease HII produces MPAVKKIFEPFEYPVAYCIAGVDEVGRGPLVGDVVTAAVILDPDNPIEGLMDSKKLSDKKRQLLSVEIKQRAIAWSIGRASPEEIDTLNILHATMLAMQRAVQGLEVQPDFVLVDGNRCPIFAHEQGQIASQSVVKGDARVAEISAASILAKVVRDDEMIALDKLYPYYGFAQHKGYPTKVHLERIIEHGVLDCYRRSFKPVANVLANAATHQKNN; encoded by the coding sequence ATGCCTGCAGTTAAAAAAATTTTTGAACCTTTTGAATATCCAGTCGCCTATTGTATCGCAGGTGTTGACGAAGTAGGGCGCGGTCCTTTAGTGGGGGATGTGGTAACAGCGGCGGTTATTTTAGATCCTGATAATCCAATTGAAGGTTTAATGGACTCAAAAAAGTTGTCAGATAAAAAAAGGCAACTATTGTCGGTCGAGATTAAGCAGCGTGCCATTGCTTGGTCGATAGGCCGTGCATCACCAGAAGAAATTGACACCCTTAATATTCTCCATGCCACTATGCTTGCTATGCAACGTGCAGTACAAGGACTCGAAGTGCAGCCAGATTTTGTGTTAGTTGATGGTAATCGTTGTCCTATCTTCGCGCATGAACAAGGTCAAATTGCTAGTCAAAGTGTTGTCAAAGGCGATGCACGCGTTGCTGAGATCAGTGCTGCGTCTATTTTGGCTAAAGTGGTTAGAGATGATGAAATGATCGCATTAGATAAGTTATATCCTTATTATGGCTTTGCACAACATAAAGGCTATCCAACAAAAGTACACTTAGAAAGAATCATTGAGCATGGAGTACTTGATTGTTATCGCAGAAGCTTTAAACCTGTCGCCAATGTACTCGCTAATGCAGCAACGCATCAAAAAAACAATTAG
- the lpxB gene encoding lipid-A-disaccharide synthase, with the protein MKNPAVTFAIVVGEHSGDTLGAGLMQQLQLSYPDAKFIGIGGPKMLALGFESLYDMEELSVMGVFEVLGRLRRLLHIRKSLTDYFTLNKPNVFIGIDAPDFTITLEGRLKAQAIKTVHYVSPSVWAWREKRVFKIAKATNMVLSLLPFEKAFYDKHQIPCTFVGHSLADDIPLVSDKHAARQALGLSSSAKILALMPGSRGGELSRLVEPFLQTAKQLLKSEQAKAFELEFVVPMVSDKRAEQFNQLHQKIAPELNVKVIIGKTQQVMAASDCLLTASGTVTLEAALVKRPMVICYKFNPLTYHMFKGFVKLKWFSLPNLLVNKSLVPELLQAAVTVDNILPLVEERLFEDQSALNQAFMDIHLMLKQNASEQAAKAVIDLL; encoded by the coding sequence ATGAAAAATCCTGCAGTAACATTCGCTATTGTAGTTGGCGAGCATTCTGGTGACACCTTAGGCGCTGGTTTGATGCAACAGCTTCAACTCAGTTATCCTGATGCAAAATTCATTGGTATCGGTGGTCCTAAAATGCTCGCGTTAGGCTTTGAAAGCTTATATGACATGGAAGAACTTTCCGTGATGGGCGTATTTGAAGTGCTTGGTCGTTTACGTCGATTACTGCATATTCGTAAGTCATTAACTGATTACTTTACTTTGAACAAACCCAATGTCTTTATTGGCATTGACGCACCAGATTTTACAATCACGTTGGAAGGTAGGTTAAAAGCACAAGCAATAAAAACAGTGCATTATGTTAGCCCGTCTGTTTGGGCTTGGCGTGAAAAGCGCGTCTTTAAAATTGCTAAAGCGACCAATATGGTCTTATCTTTATTACCGTTTGAGAAAGCATTTTACGATAAGCATCAAATACCTTGCACCTTTGTTGGTCATTCACTCGCTGATGATATCCCTTTGGTTTCTGATAAGCACGCGGCTAGGCAAGCGCTAGGCTTGTCTTCGTCTGCAAAAATATTAGCGCTGATGCCGGGTAGTCGTGGCGGAGAACTGTCAAGGTTGGTTGAGCCCTTTTTACAAACAGCAAAGCAATTGCTAAAAAGCGAGCAAGCTAAAGCATTTGAACTTGAATTTGTGGTGCCTATGGTCAGTGATAAAAGAGCTGAGCAATTTAATCAGTTGCACCAGAAAATAGCACCAGAGCTGAATGTAAAAGTCATTATTGGCAAAACTCAACAAGTCATGGCTGCGAGTGATTGTTTATTGACGGCATCAGGTACGGTAACGCTAGAAGCTGCCCTGGTGAAGCGTCCTATGGTGATTTGCTATAAATTTAATCCTTTGACTTATCATATGTTCAAAGGCTTTGTAAAATTAAAGTGGTTCTCATTACCCAATTTATTAGTTAATAAGAGTTTAGTTCCTGAACTTTTACAAGCCGCAGTCACTGTTGACAATATTCTCCCTTTGGTTGAAGAGCGCTTATTTGAAGATCAGTCTGCATTGAACCAAGCCTTTATGGATATTCACTTAATGCTGAAGCAAAATGCTAGCGAGCAAGCGGCTAAAGCTGTTATCGATTTATTATAA
- a CDS encoding OmpH family outer membrane protein — protein sequence MKKLIRTIAMATAASGFLLASSAMAADQKIAVVNFQEVMGKIPQTATVMKSLEEEFKDEKAVLAQLEQDIKYQQEKKKRDGSLMTAKQVEELDSQIGALFQDYQVKGKAFQQKTGVRKNEETNKIIALVRQAIDKIAVKGDYDLVLEQSAVVYAKSESTITDEVVEQVSKLK from the coding sequence TTGAAAAAATTGATTAGAACTATTGCAATGGCTACTGCAGCATCAGGGTTTTTATTAGCAAGTTCAGCTATGGCAGCAGATCAAAAAATTGCTGTAGTAAACTTTCAAGAAGTTATGGGTAAAATTCCTCAAACTGCTACGGTAATGAAAAGCTTGGAAGAAGAGTTTAAAGATGAAAAAGCTGTGCTTGCTCAACTTGAACAAGACATCAAGTACCAGCAAGAGAAGAAAAAGCGTGATGGTTCTTTGATGACAGCTAAGCAAGTTGAAGAGCTAGATAGCCAAATAGGCGCACTTTTCCAAGATTACCAAGTTAAAGGTAAAGCGTTTCAACAAAAGACTGGTGTACGTAAAAACGAAGAAACAAATAAAATTATTGCTTTAGTACGTCAAGCAATTGATAAAATTGCCGTTAAAGGCGATTATGATTTAGTGCTTGAGCAAAGCGCAGTGGTTTATGCAAAATCAGAAAGCACAATAACAGATGAAGTGGTTGAGCAAGTTAGCAAATTGAAATAA
- the lpxD gene encoding UDP-3-O-(3-hydroxymyristoyl)glucosamine N-acyltransferase has translation MTYILADIAKKIGAVVQGDEQCEISSIATLTAATSGQIAFLANSKYSAQLSTTNASAIIVTKADADKCQTNALVMDNPYMGYALVAQLLDSTPKPAKNIHASAVIAEGVTLGKGVSIGANAVIETGVELADGVSIGAGSFIGIAAQIGINTTIWSNVSIYHGVVIGENCLVHANTVIGADGFGYANNKGSWVKIPQLGSVIIGDNVEIGASTTIDRGALGDTIIKDGVILDNQIQIAHNVIIGENTAIAACSVIAGSTEIGKNCIIAGLVGINGHIKITDGCVFTGMTMVTKAIAKPGVYSSGMPCQPNKDWHKNNARIRKLESLTKRLSIVEKELALKS, from the coding sequence ATGACTTACATTCTCGCAGACATTGCAAAGAAAATAGGCGCTGTTGTTCAGGGAGATGAGCAGTGTGAAATATCAAGTATCGCCACACTAACCGCGGCAACATCAGGACAAATAGCTTTTCTAGCCAATAGTAAGTACAGCGCTCAGTTATCAACAACTAATGCTAGCGCTATCATTGTTACTAAAGCGGATGCAGATAAATGCCAAACTAATGCTTTAGTGATGGACAATCCTTATATGGGTTATGCTTTAGTTGCGCAATTACTTGATTCTACGCCAAAACCCGCTAAAAACATTCATGCAAGTGCTGTCATTGCTGAAGGCGTAACACTTGGCAAAGGTGTATCTATCGGTGCTAATGCTGTCATTGAAACCGGCGTTGAACTTGCTGATGGCGTTAGCATTGGTGCTGGCAGCTTTATTGGTATTGCTGCTCAAATTGGAATTAATACGACTATATGGTCAAATGTTAGCATTTATCATGGCGTTGTTATTGGTGAAAACTGCTTAGTTCATGCTAATACAGTTATTGGCGCAGATGGTTTTGGTTATGCAAATAACAAAGGCAGTTGGGTGAAAATTCCGCAATTAGGTAGTGTGATTATTGGTGACAATGTTGAAATCGGTGCAAGTACCACCATCGATCGAGGCGCCTTAGGTGATACCATCATTAAGGATGGTGTTATTTTAGATAATCAAATACAGATTGCTCATAATGTTATAATCGGAGAGAATACCGCTATTGCCGCTTGTAGTGTTATAGCTGGCAGCACAGAAATTGGTAAAAATTGTATTATTGCTGGCTTAGTTGGCATAAATGGTCATATCAAAATAACTGATGGCTGCGTATTTACCGGTATGACTATGGTCACTAAAGCCATTGCAAAACCGGGTGTGTATTCATCGGGTATGCCATGCCAGCCAAATAAAGACTGGCATAAGAACAATGCTCGAATTAGAAAGCTTGAGTCGTTAACTAAGCGATTAAGCATTGTAGAAAAAGAGTTAGCATTGAAAAGCTAG
- the lpxA gene encoding acyl-ACP--UDP-N-acetylglucosamine O-acyltransferase: MVNSMSKIHPQAIIEDGAVIGKNVTIGPWTYIAENVVIGDNCHISSHVVINGPTTLGSGNRIFQFASIGEDCQDLKYAGEPTQLVIGDNNTFREYCTVHRGTIQDKSLTQIGSNNLFMAYTHIAHDCMVGSHCIMANGASIAGHVHVGDHAIIGGMTGVHQFCHIGDHCFVGANSLILKDIPPYVMASGQPAKPFGLNSEGLKRRGFDKDVILNIKRAYKAIYRQGLTVDEAMNKIALLDGATVELAVFTDFIQHSSRGIIR; the protein is encoded by the coding sequence ATGGTCAATTCAATGTCAAAGATCCATCCTCAAGCCATTATTGAAGATGGTGCTGTTATCGGAAAAAATGTAACAATAGGTCCATGGACTTACATCGCCGAAAATGTTGTTATTGGCGATAATTGTCATATCAGTTCCCATGTCGTGATTAACGGACCAACGACTTTAGGTTCAGGTAACCGTATTTTTCAATTTGCCTCTATTGGTGAAGATTGCCAAGATTTAAAATATGCGGGTGAACCAACACAATTGGTGATCGGGGATAACAATACTTTTCGAGAATATTGCACGGTTCATCGTGGCACTATTCAAGATAAAAGCTTAACCCAGATTGGCAGCAATAACTTATTCATGGCCTATACCCATATCGCTCATGATTGTATGGTGGGCAGCCACTGTATCATGGCTAATGGCGCATCAATAGCGGGTCATGTACATGTAGGCGACCATGCTATTATTGGTGGCATGACGGGCGTTCATCAATTTTGTCATATTGGCGATCATTGTTTTGTTGGGGCCAATTCTTTAATTCTTAAAGACATTCCTCCGTACGTTATGGCTTCTGGTCAACCGGCAAAACCTTTTGGTTTAAATAGCGAAGGCTTAAAACGTCGTGGTTTTGATAAAGATGTTATTTTGAATATCAAACGCGCTTACAAGGCTATTTATCGTCAAGGTCTAACGGTTGATGAAGCGATGAATAAAATTGCTCTATTGGACGGCGCTACAGTTGAATTAGCTGTATTTACTGATTTTATTCAACACTCTAGTCGCGGTATTATTCGTTAG
- the rseP gene encoding sigma E protease regulator RseP: MIEFIWNLASFVVALGILITVHEYGHFWVARKNGVQVERFSIGFGKALWRKHDRHGTEFVLALIPLGGYVKMLDSRVDDVSDNEKHLTFNEKSVYQRIAIIAAGPFANFAFAIVAFYLMFLIGVPSVKPIIGNVSVGSIASEAQLPVNSEIISISGQKTLDWQDVNLALVGAIGDKSITMTVKSPDSVSSEKFHLNTKDWIFAPEKESAIASLGLMPYRANVKATLALVAKGSPAEKAGLKVSDQLLSIADVNIEGQWQTFSDQIKLYPEQNVRVTVLRDGVVLALNVKPEAKNYQDKVVGYLGVQPVSEAYPEAYLFEQAYGPIAALEQSAIKTWNLVSLSFDMIGKLITGDVSVKNLSGPISIAQGAGNSADYGFVYFLGFLALISINLGIINLLPLPVLDGGHLFYYFIELLTGKPVPEKIQEIGFKFGTIALLSLMSIAIFNDLSRL, from the coding sequence ATGATAGAGTTTATATGGAATCTCGCATCTTTTGTTGTTGCATTGGGGATTTTAATTACAGTTCATGAGTATGGCCACTTTTGGGTAGCTCGTAAGAATGGTGTTCAAGTTGAACGTTTTTCTATTGGTTTTGGCAAAGCGCTTTGGCGTAAACATGACCGCCATGGTACAGAGTTCGTTCTTGCTCTGATCCCACTTGGTGGTTACGTTAAAATGCTTGATAGTCGAGTTGATGATGTAAGCGATAACGAAAAGCACCTTACATTTAACGAAAAATCTGTTTATCAACGTATTGCAATTATAGCCGCAGGTCCGTTTGCCAATTTCGCCTTTGCAATTGTCGCTTTTTATCTAATGTTTTTAATTGGTGTACCAAGTGTTAAACCTATAATTGGTAATGTCTCTGTCGGATCAATTGCCAGTGAAGCTCAGCTACCAGTAAATAGCGAAATAATTTCTATTTCAGGACAAAAAACGCTAGATTGGCAAGATGTAAATTTAGCGTTAGTGGGGGCCATCGGTGATAAAAGTATCACGATGACGGTGAAATCCCCCGACAGTGTTTCAAGTGAGAAATTTCATTTGAATACTAAAGATTGGATTTTTGCTCCAGAAAAAGAATCAGCAATTGCTAGTTTAGGACTAATGCCGTATCGGGCTAATGTAAAAGCAACCTTGGCATTAGTAGCAAAGGGCAGTCCTGCGGAGAAGGCTGGATTGAAAGTTTCTGATCAGTTACTTTCTATTGCCGATGTAAATATAGAGGGGCAGTGGCAAACATTCTCTGATCAAATTAAATTATATCCAGAACAAAATGTTCGTGTCACGGTATTGCGAGATGGTGTTGTATTAGCGCTAAACGTTAAACCTGAAGCAAAAAATTATCAAGATAAAGTGGTAGGATATTTAGGTGTTCAGCCTGTGTCTGAGGCTTATCCAGAAGCATATTTATTTGAACAAGCTTATGGACCGATAGCTGCATTGGAACAAAGTGCGATTAAAACTTGGAACTTAGTGAGTTTGAGTTTTGATATGATCGGTAAGTTAATTACCGGTGATGTCTCTGTAAAGAACTTGAGTGGGCCGATATCAATTGCACAGGGTGCTGGTAATAGTGCCGATTACGGTTTTGTTTACTTTTTAGGCTTTTTAGCCTTAATTAGCATCAACCTTGGCATAATTAACCTTTTACCTTTACCGGTATTAGATGGAGGACACTTATTTTATTATTTTATCGAGCTTTTAACGGGGAAACCCGTACCGGAAAAAATACAAGAAATAGGTTTTAAATTTGGTACTATAGCGCTACTAAGCTTAATGAGTATCGCCATATTTAACGATTTATCGCGATTATAA
- the bamA gene encoding outer membrane protein assembly factor BamA, translating to MIIKKLALAVLLGSLGTTAQAADDFQVEDIQVKGLQRVALGAALTHIPFNVGDNLNEFRVSQSIKALYKSGHFSDIVASRDGNTVVYRVRERATISAITFDGNKDLKDEQLTESLDGSDIRVGETLDMTVISGIEVGLEDFYHSVGKYNADVKANVTHLPRNRVNIDFVFTEGDAAAIEQINIVGNEKYSDAELLERIELTYDSPWWDFMAQDRYQKQTLQGDMETIKSYYLDRGYLQYKVDSTQVSMTPDKEAVYITLNVTEGELYTVSEVDFVGDMAGFEDTIRAITPIQTNELYNGAIVTYSEELVSKFLGRYGYAYPKVITIPEIDEENKTVKLVLSVDPGKRVYVNRINFKGNHVTAEHVLRREMRQMEGAWLSNDLVEGSKAWLQRLPYMETVEFETNQLPGEDDLVNVDFEVKEQPSGSFTAGIGYGSTSQLSLNAGVQQNNFLGTGNRLGFSINTSSYSKSANVSYTDPYFTVDGVSLGGNIFYQEFDAGNANLVEYNNKTYGVGVTLGFPINEYVRLSFGLGYKNNGITRLETYEQIQSFYELYSEPDDPDGGLNFENFDINASISRSTLNRGTFPNDGSQQSLTYKMTTPNSDVNYFKINLDTKWYFPLSRDKSWTVLAKFQLGYGNGYGTIEGNDQILPFWENFRAGGSGTLRGFESNIVGPRAIYRRPTQIPGTPDAVGSVGGCCLGPDHDFIQTSTRSVGGNAIAIAGVELIVPTPFLDESFSNSVRTSFFVDVGNVWDTEFNIEDYKDLADIELDKLADYSDVGRYRASGGLSVQWLSPMGPMIFSFAKTIKEEEGDDTEFFSFNIGQTF from the coding sequence ATGATTATTAAAAAACTTGCCCTGGCGGTATTATTAGGTAGTTTGGGAACAACAGCACAAGCTGCTGACGATTTCCAAGTAGAAGATATTCAAGTTAAAGGTTTACAGCGTGTAGCTCTTGGAGCTGCGTTAACGCATATTCCCTTTAATGTTGGTGATAACTTAAATGAATTTCGAGTATCACAATCAATTAAAGCACTTTATAAGTCTGGCCACTTTAGTGACATTGTGGCGTCGAGAGACGGAAATACCGTTGTTTATCGCGTGCGAGAAAGGGCAACAATCAGTGCGATTACCTTTGATGGTAATAAAGACTTAAAAGATGAGCAATTGACCGAGAGCCTTGACGGTAGTGATATACGCGTTGGTGAAACGCTTGATATGACAGTCATCTCCGGTATTGAAGTCGGCTTAGAAGACTTTTATCATAGTGTTGGTAAATACAATGCTGATGTTAAAGCAAATGTTACTCATTTACCGCGTAATCGCGTAAATATTGATTTTGTTTTTACTGAGGGTGATGCCGCAGCAATAGAACAGATAAATATTGTTGGTAATGAAAAATATTCCGATGCAGAGCTTTTAGAGCGAATCGAGTTAACCTATGACTCTCCTTGGTGGGATTTCATGGCGCAAGATCGCTACCAAAAGCAAACCTTGCAAGGTGATATGGAAACCATTAAAAGTTATTATCTTGACCGAGGTTACTTACAATATAAAGTTGACTCGACACAAGTTTCAATGACGCCAGATAAAGAAGCGGTATATATCACGCTTAATGTTACTGAGGGTGAGCTTTATACCGTCAGTGAAGTTGACTTTGTTGGTGATATGGCCGGTTTTGAGGATACTATTCGTGCGATTACTCCAATTCAAACCAATGAACTTTATAACGGCGCTATTGTTACTTATTCTGAAGAGTTAGTGAGTAAATTTCTCGGTCGTTATGGTTATGCTTATCCAAAAGTTATTACTATTCCTGAGATTGACGAAGAAAATAAAACCGTAAAATTGGTCTTGTCAGTTGATCCTGGGAAACGAGTTTATGTCAATCGTATCAACTTTAAAGGTAACCATGTTACTGCTGAACATGTACTGCGTCGAGAAATGCGACAAATGGAAGGTGCTTGGTTATCGAATGATTTAGTTGAAGGTTCAAAAGCTTGGTTGCAACGTTTGCCTTATATGGAAACTGTTGAATTTGAAACCAATCAGTTACCAGGTGAAGATGACTTAGTAAATGTTGATTTTGAAGTGAAAGAGCAACCTTCAGGGTCATTTACCGCAGGTATTGGTTATGGCTCAACCTCGCAGCTAAGTTTAAACGCTGGTGTGCAACAAAATAACTTTCTAGGCACTGGTAACCGTTTAGGTTTTAGTATTAATACTTCAAGTTATTCGAAGAGTGCTAATGTCTCTTATACTGACCCATACTTTACGGTCGATGGTGTTTCACTCGGTGGTAATATATTTTATCAAGAGTTTGATGCTGGTAACGCTAACCTTGTTGAATATAACAATAAAACTTATGGTGTCGGTGTAACCTTAGGTTTTCCTATAAATGAGTATGTGCGTTTAAGCTTTGGCTTAGGTTACAAAAATAACGGCATTACACGTTTGGAAACTTATGAGCAAATTCAGAGTTTTTATGAATTATACTCTGAACCTGATGATCCTGATGGTGGTTTGAACTTTGAAAACTTTGATATTAATGCATCAATATCACGTTCAACGCTGAATCGCGGAACATTTCCAAATGATGGTTCACAGCAAAGTCTTACCTATAAAATGACCACGCCTAACTCTGACGTTAATTACTTTAAAATTAACTTAGATACTAAATGGTACTTCCCATTATCTCGAGATAAAAGCTGGACTGTGTTAGCTAAATTTCAGTTAGGTTACGGGAATGGTTACGGCACGATCGAAGGTAATGATCAAATATTACCATTCTGGGAAAACTTTAGAGCCGGTGGCTCTGGTACCTTAAGAGGTTTTGAGTCTAATATTGTTGGACCACGTGCAATATATCGTAGACCAACACAAATACCAGGAACCCCTGATGCAGTAGGCTCTGTTGGTGGTTGTTGTTTAGGACCTGATCACGACTTTATTCAAACGTCTACACGCTCTGTTGGTGGTAATGCAATTGCTATCGCGGGTGTTGAGCTTATTGTTCCAACGCCGTTTTTGGATGAAAGCTTTAGTAATAGTGTTCGTACCAGCTTTTTTGTTGATGTAGGTAATGTTTGGGATACTGAGTTTAATATAGAAGACTATAAAGACTTAGCTGATATTGAGCTTGATAAATTAGCCGATTATTCAGATGTTGGTCGTTACCGCGCTTCAGGTGGTTTATCTGTGCAATGGTTGTCACCTATGGGACCAATGATTTTTAGTTTTGCTAAAACGATTAAAGAAGAAGAGGGTGATGATACCGAATTCTTTAGCTTTAATATTGGGCAAACATTCTAG